The Sphingomonas alpina genome has a segment encoding these proteins:
- a CDS encoding DSD1 family PLP-dependent enzyme: MTDLHLHDGLIDQQGSRAALNTPVLVIDRDALDRNIARMADFASAKGVKLRPHAKTHKSLDIARLQLAAGAVGICCAKLGEAEALTESGEIGNVLITSPVVSAPAIARLKTLHDRIADLMVVVDHPDNVRALAAVFSADRPLGVLIDIDPGIRRTGVGSLEAALALAKDIAAQPSLKFNGLQCYCGVHQHIASYADRRTAIEERTAYLSSIIDALAAAGAPSAIVSGGGTGTHRIDGNLGAFTELQVGSYVFMDRQYAECDLGGDGGQLYETALVVDARVVSANAPGMVTIDAGYKAFATDGGSPVVLAGAPEGATYRFMGDEHGAIFPVGEGCRLADVVSLQVPHCDPTVNLYDAYHVVRGDTLIDIWPVTARGRSR; encoded by the coding sequence ATGACCGACCTTCATCTCCACGACGGGCTTATCGATCAGCAGGGTTCGCGTGCCGCACTCAATACGCCGGTGCTGGTCATCGATCGAGACGCGCTCGATCGCAATATCGCGCGAATGGCCGATTTCGCCTCCGCCAAGGGCGTAAAGCTGCGGCCGCATGCCAAGACGCACAAGAGCCTGGATATCGCGCGCCTCCAACTCGCGGCGGGGGCAGTGGGCATTTGCTGCGCCAAGCTGGGCGAGGCCGAAGCGCTGACCGAAAGCGGTGAGATCGGCAATGTGCTGATCACCTCGCCGGTTGTTTCGGCACCGGCGATTGCTCGGCTGAAGACGCTTCACGACCGGATCGCCGATCTGATGGTGGTGGTCGATCACCCCGACAATGTCCGCGCGCTCGCGGCGGTGTTTTCTGCCGATCGGCCGCTCGGCGTGCTGATTGATATCGATCCGGGCATCCGCCGCACCGGTGTCGGCTCGCTCGAAGCCGCACTGGCGTTGGCGAAGGATATCGCGGCGCAGCCCTCGCTCAAATTCAACGGGCTACAATGCTATTGCGGCGTGCATCAGCATATCGCGTCCTACGCCGATCGCCGCACCGCGATCGAAGAGCGCACTGCCTATCTCTCCAGTATTATCGATGCACTTGCGGCGGCCGGTGCGCCGTCCGCGATCGTCAGCGGCGGTGGCACCGGGACGCACCGGATCGATGGCAATCTGGGCGCCTTTACCGAGCTGCAGGTGGGCTCCTATGTCTTCATGGATCGGCAATATGCCGAATGCGACCTGGGTGGTGATGGCGGGCAATTGTATGAAACGGCGTTGGTCGTCGATGCCCGCGTGGTCAGCGCCAACGCGCCCGGCATGGTCACCATCGATGCGGGCTATAAGGCATTCGCCACCGATGGCGGGTCGCCTGTGGTGCTCGCCGGCGCGCCTGAGGGGGCAACCTATCGTTTCATGGGTGATGAACATGGCGCGATCTTTCCCGTAGGGGAGGGGTGTCGTCTTGCCGATGTGGTGAGCCTGCAGGTTCCGCACTGCGATCCGACCGTCAATCTGTACGATGCCTATCATGTGGTCCGCGGGGATACGCTGATCGACATCTGGCCGGTCACGGCACGCGGGCGTTCACGCTAA